TGAGGGAAACATGTATTTGATATGATTCATAATTTGCTTTATACTACACACCATCATGTAGTTTCACACGTCACATTCTGTCTAATATTTGAACATGATGTTATAACTGCTCTGCAAGGCAAGACATGTACCATAATGTTGATATGAAAATGAACAACACTGGGATGTGAGGTTTTGGTCGTTTAGCGAAGCCCTAGTCATATGGAATACATCACATGTCCTCTGCTTTGAAACAAAGCATTTTACATTTATTCTTTGTCCTTGGATTTAAGTTTAAAAAACATCTCATTGACTATCATAATAATTAAACACCTTACAAATAAGCTGTTTCTTTCAAAAATCCTAAATAAATCTAGTCATCATACATTCTATTGTTCTATGACTGTGGCTACATTGTCTCTCATAAACCACAGAATAATAACCTTTAAACATCGTTCTGGCCCGAGGGGTGCACAAATAACATATGAACAAAACAACTGTTTACTCACTGGTACCAATATCTGCATCATAGTTAAGCCTTCTGTCAAACACATGTAGCATTGCATAGGTTTTGAAGATGATAGTGATCGTCTGCTCGTCAAAAATGTCCCCTTCAGAGAGGACCGACATGTCCTGTTAAATCCTGCGACAACGTGTTTCATGTTGCACAGCAACATTAAAAGCATCAGTTAATCAGAGGAACATTCTATAAAAAACAGTCTATAGTGTAATGCAGGATTCATTTTGCTTAACATTTGACACAGGAGTTCAAGAGGTACAAACATAAGACACTTCTAGCACATGTCAGGTACTATCaagaaaatgcataaaaaaaacattcagtcaCTGTTTTGCAAAACTGCTCCCTTCACTTTCTGCTGCTCATTGAAGTTTTTGGCAAGCACAGCTCACAGAATATTCAGCTCCAGCGTCCTTCACACCTTAGAACCTTATGTATCAGACATGTGGATCACAAGCTCTTCAGTCTGTGGCTCGTTGTCACCGAGCAATTCTGTTTCTGGCACTGACAAGTCCTCGTTTTGGTCCAGCTCCCCCTGGGACACCCCATCAGCCAAGTCCTCGTTATTGGTCTTGGAGTCCTCGTTTAGCAGAGCGGCTCGCTCTGTGACAGAGGTGTTGGAAGGCGCTGTGGTGACGTAACCTGTCGAAGTGGATCCACTGCCGCTGTGGTGAGAACCAGCCTTGGTCACCATCTGAGGAGGGTGGTGCATCTGCTGGTGGGGCATGGGCATGGGGATTTGCATGGGGTAGAAGTTCTGCAGGTAAGGGTATGCCGGCATGGGGTGGTACCCGTTGACGGGGATGTAGAGCTGTGGGGGCACCATGGGCCGGTGCATTTGGCCCTTCATTGGCATGAACTGGGGCTGATGGAAGGGGGAGGTCTTTTTTGGACTGGTGTAGCGGGACGCGTTAGCTGTGCTCATGCTGATGTTGCTAACGGGGCTGGTGCTCAGAGAACTGGTCTGGGTGGTGTTGCTGGTGCCAGAGGTTTGAGCTGAGCTGTTGTAGTTGGACAGGTTCTCCCAGGAGCGCAGACGGGTGTGGATGTCTTTGAAGCGAGGCCTTCTGGCAGGGAACTCACTCCAGCACTCCAGCATTAGGGTGTAGATCCAAGCGGGGCAGTCATCCGGGCAGGTCAGCAGCTGGTGGTTGCGGATCATCTCCACTACATCCTGGTTGGAGTAGCCACAATAAGGCTGCAGACCATAACTGAAGGTCTCCCACAGCAGTACTCCATAAGACCAGATGTCGGAGTCGGTGGAGAACTTGCCGTACATGACTGTTTCCGGACACATCCAGCGAATTGGGAAAGGGCTCGTCCCCATGAGGTTGTAGTAATCAGCTGAATAGACATCTCTGAACAAGCCCAGATCCTGGATCTTGACGCTGAGTTTGTCATAGACCAGAATGTTCCGGGCAGCCAGGTCCTTATGAACCACCTGCTGGCTGGACAGGTACTCCATGCCAGCAGCAACCTGAGTGATGACATGAAGGAAGTCTGCCTGCTCCAGTGTGGATTTGACCGTCTTGTCATCATCTGAGCTACCGACGTCAGAGTTGGGCGAACGCATCACTAGATACTCATGGAGGTCCCCCATGCTGGAGTAGTTGAAGACCATACTCATTGGCTTCTCTTTGGTGACCACACCCAACAGGCAAACAATGTTTTGGTGCTGGAGGTGGAAGCGCAGCATGGCTTCGTGACGGAATTCCTCACAGAGAGTGGAGTCGACCTTGTCCTTTAAAGTCTTGATGGCCACCACCTGGGTCTGCTCACCTGGTGCAGTGCCATACAGGTGGCCCTTGTAAACCTTGCCGAAACGATCCTCACCGAGTTCCTCCATAAATCGCACCGCTGACATGTTGATCTCCCGCAACTTGCCCTGCAGCCACAAAGCAATAAACACGAGTGTAAGTGTGTGGTCATCAGCAGCACAAGAGCTTCAGCTTCAGAATGGAAATGCTGTAAGATTATTAAGGAGCTTTAACCCAAAACAGGCTTTAAGGGTTAGAACACGACAATGAAAGAGGAAGGTCAGTGTGAACATTAGGCCGATGAGAGGTGAATAAACACAAAACAATCTTAGATAACACCAGGAATTTGCGATACGAAGTCAATGatacaaaaatatgtttttaacTTCCGTACATCAGTGCTCAGTGTTTAAACCTTTATCAGGCAACTGACTACTTTTGGTAACTTCTGCattcattacaagacagtgacagcattagttacagtgagtcaacaatctcaggtccaatgtggtctccagggtctgtcaggtctaatgtggtctccagggtctgtcaggtctaatgtggtctccagggtctatcaggtctaatgtggtctccagggtctgtcaggtctaatgtggtctccagggtctgtcaggtctaatgtggtctccagggtctgtcaggtccacctctgcatgaacagtgagtggacctgctttatttggtaccatgaaataatggaactaatgtgaggaatgatgttcaaaggggtcatgtggatgtggacaggggtctggaccagcacgcatgttggtctaatggtctaaaagtgatgttctaatgtttcaaaacatatgttcctttcaccttttatgtttttttcttgtatttcttgtttttcacttactggtaaggaaccaaatatggtaacttcactgaccttcattttctacagaacaatacaaatttttgaaaattttcacaaaagtcataaagtcttgttccgtcctccaataacacactaaggttgaatattttaatttcagagtatttctatgagtgccctataaagggttaatcctcCTCCTGATCCAATTTTGTCTTTTAGAATCTATGTTTATTATGGAATTAAAATGGAATTACAGATCTGTTACTAAAGTTAACATACTGTAACATGAACATAATTTACAGGTGGCGCGACCATCAACAAATCAGCAAacgtgttttttctgtttttttgtaaagagAACTGCCTCACTGACAATATCTGCTGGTTGTgatgatagattttttttaaaggtgcaggagactttcgtgaccaatttttcctcagatctgtccgtcctcagtcatatcctcagtatcattcgtctgctcgtctgtctgtcattcctcagctgaatctcttgcatcacagtgaacagtttcttagttccatccaccagaaacagtccatgtgtttacaaacagagccaggaggaaactcgggcatctgaggaattttgttgtgacgagcattgtgggaaacgaaggctcgtgcagccgcctgacagcagcagctggaacagacacgatcggaaacggcaggagctcccttccctctgtgcacattctttcagccgtttccgcatttcagccgtttccgcatcgtgtttgtttcatccatataatatcatatggtcgtgctgccgttgctgctgtcaggtggctacgcgaacctccgtttcccacaatgcacatcgcaacaaaattcctcagatgcccgagttccctcctggctctgtttgtaaaaacacatggtttgtttgtggtggatggaactaaaactgttcaccgtaatgcaagagattcaggtgagtaatgacagacagacagacagattgatgatactgaggatatgactgaggatggacggatctgaggaaaaactggtcatgaaagtctcccacacctttataTGTAGAGTATAGCACATGGTTAAAGTTAGGGACAGAGCTCCCAGGGATTAGTTTAATAAAGATAAAGTCCACAAATATGTAATTAAAAGTgactcatgatttatttattaatatttaaactaaaCCACATCTTTTTCGAATTCTAAACAAAGTGCTTTTATTGTTAAGTCCACGATTTTCCAGGATCTGGCCCAAGAACCTCCTGTACATTAAGGaaattccaaaaaaatgtttaaatttttacCAAAACTTATTGTAGGCAGCATTACAGTTGTGATGAAAAGTAACTGCAGCCATGAGTAGGAAGTGGCTAAAAAACGATGCACCGAAAATGGAGGACTGGACAGAAGTTATAGATGACATGTACAGGACGGAGAAGTGGACTTTCTGTCAGACTGGATGCAGACAAATTCACCAagtattggaaaaactgggttgattttttAACACTATTAAGAACCGATTTTACAGGATAAGAGTAACGTGCATAtagatccatgtaaaccctgggttGGTGCTACACACTTGAAACGTTCAATGTTCATcttaaacagaagaaaagaatgGAAGGTGAAATAtacttgtttttttcctttaactatattttgggtTGCTTTATAtgtttttactatttctgtcaatgctcccctgtttgagtctgtttttgtgcttttgtttttttctttgcatacATAGAAGTCATGTGCACGATGTAAAATGCTAAGATAATGCTgacggaaaataaataaataaataaaaagataattacaaaaaaaaaaaaaaaagaaaaataattgtagTGTTCTTCGTAGAGATTGAATACAAttaaatctgtctgtctgtgtggacgTCCTACCTGGTGTTTTTGCTGACTGAGGAGAGACAGCTCCATGTCGTGATTGGGTGAACTGTTGACCTGGCAACGAGGGGGCGTGTCCGTCGACGCCTTTTGCTTATTGCGACACATGCAAACCAGAAAAAACAGGCAAGCGATGACCAAAGGGATTGCGACCGCTGGAATGAGAATGAACAGGATCTCCTTTCTGGGGTTCTCTGGAggctctgcagaaaaaaaaagtggaaaaaagaaagCAGGCTTGAATTCAGCCTAGTACATATCCCCCCAGATTCAGTGCTCTTCTATATCCATGACTGTTCTTTGACACTGATTGCCCTCCTCGAAAGAAAAGATACCTTAGGTGCATAACTGATTGTAACTTCACCATGGATAATCCATCCTAAAAACCACATCCACCCACTTTAGCCAGAGAACAGGACTGGAACTGGTTGCAGCTCATGTGGTTTCAGTGgaacaaatgtgttttttccgCTGAGGAGCACATCAAAAGACTCAAAGTAAAACAACTGACAGCCCTCGAAGACTTTAAGAAGTTCGAAAAAAAGTGAGACAAACTGTATTCCCTGTGAACTGAGGTCAGTCCCACAGGAAATGTGAAGGAAAAGTCAGTAATGAACTCGACACATGAAACACAATCACCTTCAAGAGCTCAAAGtggagaaaacattaaaaaaaacaacaattcatctgtagtatagagttagcgtttgtatatttcagtaacgCTAGTAGCACTTTAGTAGCATTTATTACATttaatgtgtgtttatttttgttttttatatgggtattattctcatgaaataaacagtgtatttttttttttttttataagggtATTTGCTGTAAATTTGGTATAGTTTATTTTAAGTATATTAccgctaagaaatggacagtttatttttttgtgcattgttgTTATGGAGcggatagttttttgttttttttttcatatttgtattattgttatgaaatggacagagtttatttttgtttttgatatgtgcactattactgctacgaaaaggacagagttcactttaatgtgaaatgctgctgcaaaatggacaatctatccttgatatgtacagtaATTTTGTGTTAagtgtaggaatttagggtaggtagaaggacagggtggggggtgggattaGAAATTAAATTTCATCTTGCTCCTTTTCAAacgttggactttcttttatataatccttttgttgtttggttttaatgcaaattcgaaataaataaacaaactaaactaagctaaactaagctaaactaaattaaactaaactaaactaaactattgtTAGCATGATTTAGTCCATTAGCCATCCTGCTAATTAAACCAGCTAACTCTCTAATCAGTAggtttatactgtatattatataaGTTGGCAGTAGTTTCACCAAACATAACAGTATGTGTGTTAACATTTAGCATGTGACTGAAATTAATTGGTGGCATTTTGGATAAAATGTTCTGGTTAGCAGCAGTGCGGTTGGTTCGGGATTTCACTGGTATTAGCTTAATTTACAGTTCCCag
This region of Sphaeramia orbicularis chromosome 12, fSphaOr1.1, whole genome shotgun sequence genomic DNA includes:
- the ror2 gene encoding tyrosine-protein kinase transmembrane receptor ROR2; the encoded protein is MSTSMRTLLWILVLAPNLRCNADPGLSADADGLAEPQSGAAPTAEGYFLEFQEPVNNITHFQGQTATLHCKVSGNPRPSIRWLKNDAPVVQEQGRITIRKTEAGSKLRITDLDTTDTGYYQCVASNPHKVITATGVLYVKLGQMPTHGPDEPSHDKGFCQPYRGIACARFIGNQSIYVESLQTQGESENRITAAFTMIGTSTHLSDQCSRFAIPSFCYYVFPLCDEGSRGPRRRQLCRDECEALENELCHAEYTIARSNPMILMQLQLPSCHLLPRPGTPDAASCMRIGVPPEKLGPYYPSDHSCFNGSGADYRGTVSVTKSGHQCQPWSSQYPHSHHLTQDYPELWGGHNFCRNPGGQMQAPWCFTLDPQVRVDLCDIPSCKPPENPRKEILFILIPAVAIPLVIACLFFLVCMCRNKQKASTDTPPRCQVNSSPNHDMELSLLSQQKHQGKLREINMSAVRFMEELGEDRFGKVYKGHLYGTAPGEQTQVVAIKTLKDKVDSTLCEEFRHEAMLRFHLQHQNIVCLLGVVTKEKPMSMVFNYSSMGDLHEYLVMRSPNSDVGSSDDDKTVKSTLEQADFLHVITQVAAGMEYLSSQQVVHKDLAARNILVYDKLSVKIQDLGLFRDVYSADYYNLMGTSPFPIRWMCPETVMYGKFSTDSDIWSYGVLLWETFSYGLQPYCGYSNQDVVEMIRNHQLLTCPDDCPAWIYTLMLECWSEFPARRPRFKDIHTRLRSWENLSNYNSSAQTSGTSNTTQTSSLSTSPVSNISMSTANASRYTSPKKTSPFHQPQFMPMKGQMHRPMVPPQLYIPVNGYHPMPAYPYLQNFYPMQIPMPMPHQQMHHPPQMVTKAGSHHSGSGSTSTGYVTTAPSNTSVTERAALLNEDSKTNNEDLADGVSQGELDQNEDLSVPETELLGDNEPQTEELVIHMSDT